A single window of Pectobacterium parmentieri DNA harbors:
- the nudE gene encoding ADP compounds hydrolase NudE: MSHNLKKPKILKVETIARSRLFNVESVDLEFSNGVRRVYERMRSSGRQAVMVVPIVDDELLLIREYAVGIEEYELGFPKGLIDPGETVFEAANRELMEEVGFGAEKMDLLATLTMAPSYFSSQMNIVVARGLYPQSLEGDEPEPLPQVRWPIDNMMSLLQEPDFREARNVSALFLAHDWLRRTPR, translated from the coding sequence ATGAGTCATAACCTGAAAAAACCTAAAATCCTCAAGGTGGAAACGATAGCGCGTTCGCGCTTGTTCAATGTGGAATCCGTCGATCTTGAATTTAGCAACGGGGTACGCCGGGTTTATGAACGGATGCGCTCAAGCGGTCGGCAGGCGGTGATGGTTGTCCCGATCGTTGATGATGAACTCTTGCTGATCCGCGAATACGCTGTCGGCATTGAGGAATACGAACTGGGTTTCCCCAAGGGGCTGATCGATCCCGGTGAAACGGTCTTTGAAGCGGCGAATCGCGAATTGATGGAAGAAGTTGGTTTCGGGGCGGAGAAGATGGACCTGCTGGCGACGTTAACCATGGCTCCCTCCTATTTTTCCAGCCAGATGAATATTGTGGTGGCGCGCGGACTGTACCCGCAGAGTCTGGAAGGTGATGAGCCGGAGCCCCTGCCGCAAGTCCGCTGGCCGATAGACAACATGATGTCACTGCTGCAAGAGCCCGACTTCCGCGAGGCCCGTAATGTCAGTGCGCTGTTTCTGGCTCACGACTGGTTGCGC
- a CDS encoding intracellular growth attenuator family protein translates to MSTIFTLLAILLACLIVIGGLVGYRMRRRFLSARPLPVSQSLPRRLTEDERIAIERYLAQENSQQTTPLDIPNAQPKLPRSLQSNRVYPITHTITRYGLSTDAQNKWRYYIDTQEIHLPPNWEQFITENNTVELIKTRSIPLVISLNGHSLTECLDERPLAPLPAEIPVPNASIRQEGSEHAELVTIRKETREEHVMHHSRGLKETAVLCLSFLLLFISLNSPITLLPWLIGTATLLVSWSLWQLFRSPSAQELQDVHCLHGTPQGLGLFGESNQGPLGNISLGNIDLIYPPHWQPYITQDLGRKTDVDIYLNRQVIRQGEHLSLHDEVKYFPLQRWGRNLLLATGSLLSLMLLVTNVQLELPLKLSLAWLQGAQHIEVTQVSDLEKAPLRIGDTLAVRGNGMCYVPAGIHPVSAPSSYAFSPFDCSAIYWNKAAPLPLPESETIEKTSALLKSVNSQLHPQTDKEGQVNSQLASTIQKSGLILMKNFADVVLRTQDLCKQENDCSRLKNALVNLSDVKNWNTLVKDADSGKLKGMNVVLPAVSAETLESLVNSSTDQFFYQEINNAAESLNSPPPGGFLIRSDEGRQFVNHPLPPMPLNEYRPSDQWQELQRLSAMLLHTPFNATGVITQLNTDANGTQHISLHSEPDVITVWRYLGSCLLLLLFSATFIINAVLTGIKIRRSQKRVTDIQRYYSLRFNMMADSFSDNRPQLPR, encoded by the coding sequence ATGAGCACAATATTTACCCTATTGGCGATATTGCTTGCCTGTCTGATCGTTATCGGAGGTCTTGTCGGCTACCGTATGCGACGCCGTTTCCTGTCCGCTCGCCCCTTACCTGTTTCACAATCGCTTCCCCGTCGGTTAACTGAAGATGAACGGATCGCCATTGAGCGCTATCTGGCTCAGGAAAACAGTCAACAAACCACGCCGCTTGATATCCCCAATGCACAACCAAAACTGCCGCGATCTCTGCAAAGTAATCGGGTGTACCCTATCACGCATACCATTACACGCTACGGCCTGAGCACCGATGCTCAGAATAAGTGGCGTTATTATATCGATACCCAGGAAATTCATCTGCCGCCCAATTGGGAACAGTTCATTACCGAAAACAACACCGTCGAACTGATTAAGACACGCTCGATCCCGTTGGTCATTTCCCTAAACGGGCATTCGCTAACTGAATGCCTCGACGAGCGTCCACTGGCTCCGCTACCGGCTGAAATCCCCGTGCCAAACGCCTCCATCCGCCAGGAAGGCAGTGAGCATGCGGAGTTGGTCACTATCCGCAAAGAAACGCGTGAAGAACACGTCATGCACCACTCCAGAGGGTTGAAAGAAACGGCCGTGCTCTGCCTGTCTTTTCTACTCCTGTTCATCAGCCTGAATAGCCCTATCACCTTACTTCCCTGGCTGATCGGCACCGCAACGTTACTGGTAAGCTGGAGTCTGTGGCAACTTTTCCGATCGCCGTCCGCCCAAGAACTGCAGGATGTGCATTGCCTTCACGGCACGCCGCAAGGCTTGGGTTTGTTTGGCGAATCCAATCAGGGACCACTCGGCAATATCTCGCTCGGCAACATCGATCTGATCTACCCGCCTCACTGGCAGCCCTATATCACACAGGATTTGGGGCGAAAAACGGACGTAGATATCTATCTCAACCGACAGGTGATCCGTCAAGGTGAGCACCTTTCGCTGCATGATGAAGTGAAATATTTTCCGCTACAGCGCTGGGGCCGGAACCTGCTTCTGGCCACCGGTTCACTGCTCAGCCTGATGTTGCTGGTCACTAACGTGCAGCTTGAACTGCCGTTAAAACTCAGCCTTGCCTGGCTTCAAGGCGCACAACACATTGAGGTAACGCAAGTCAGCGATCTGGAAAAAGCCCCACTCCGTATTGGCGATACGCTGGCGGTTCGCGGCAATGGCATGTGCTATGTGCCAGCAGGCATTCACCCGGTCTCCGCTCCATCGTCCTATGCCTTCAGCCCTTTCGACTGCTCCGCGATTTACTGGAACAAAGCCGCGCCACTCCCACTGCCGGAATCCGAGACGATTGAAAAAACGTCCGCCTTGCTTAAATCCGTCAACAGCCAACTCCATCCACAAACGGATAAAGAAGGTCAGGTCAATTCTCAGTTAGCGTCCACCATCCAGAAATCAGGGCTGATTCTGATGAAGAACTTCGCCGATGTCGTCCTGAGAACACAAGATTTGTGTAAACAGGAAAACGATTGCTCCCGCCTGAAAAATGCGCTGGTGAATCTGAGTGACGTCAAAAACTGGAATACCTTGGTGAAAGATGCCGATTCCGGCAAGTTGAAAGGCATGAATGTCGTGTTGCCTGCCGTCAGCGCAGAAACACTCGAATCATTGGTCAACAGTTCCACCGATCAATTCTTCTATCAGGAAATCAATAATGCGGCAGAGTCGCTAAACAGCCCGCCACCCGGTGGGTTCCTGATCCGCAGCGATGAAGGCCGGCAGTTCGTTAACCATCCACTCCCTCCCATGCCGCTCAATGAATACCGTCCATCAGATCAGTGGCAGGAACTTCAGCGGCTTTCAGCGATGCTGCTACATACGCCGTTTAATGCCACCGGCGTTATCACTCAGCTCAATACCGATGCCAACGGGACGCAGCACATCAGCCTGCACAGTGAGCCCGATGTCATTACCGTCTGGCGCTATCTCGGCAGTTGCCTGCTGCTGCTGCTCTTTTCCGCGACGTTTATCATTAATGCGGTTCTGACCGGTATTAAAATACGCAGAAGCCAGAAACGGGTTACCGATATTCAGCGCTATTACAGCTTACGCTTCAATATGATGGCGGATTCATTCTCGGATAATCGTCCTCAACTCCCCCGCTGA